The following proteins are encoded in a genomic region of Limosilactobacillus reuteri subsp. reuteri:
- a CDS encoding TrkH family potassium uptake protein has protein sequence MIEINKHKYTFPKILTFGFLIVIFMGTILLSLPFATRPGETTNFMTAFFTSTSATCVTGLTLVSTAHHWTLFGQIVIAILMEVGGLGFMTFAVMMSLLIRQRMRMSTRLLTQEALNLDHLSQLNVVYLIIRLSLLIQLAGGIFLFFDFYPCYGLGKGIWFSIFHSISAFCNAGFDLFDNSMANYANDPYMLCVLAVLIVAGSLGFLVWKDILNYPKYHRLSLHTQLALRTGAVLFVVSVVVYFITEKNLAQLSDKLSFSNRILNTIFMAITPRTAGLITFPYTDLSAAGLAFTVILMFIGGTPGSTAGGVKTTTIGLLTIQSFATLRGQRDTTFAHRRFTQENIYRALTLLFVALFILLVSILVLVETQDLPKHDSLAYVTFEAVAAFGTTGISLGITTHLNLLGQFIIMFLMFVGRVGIYTVMFSILNASTAAKNYRYPEESVLIG, from the coding sequence GTGATTGAAATAAATAAACATAAATATACATTTCCCAAAATTCTTACATTTGGGTTCTTAATTGTTATTTTTATGGGAACAATTTTACTCTCCTTGCCGTTTGCAACACGACCAGGAGAAACGACAAATTTTATGACTGCTTTCTTCACTTCAACGAGTGCAACCTGCGTAACTGGATTAACTCTTGTTAGTACAGCTCATCACTGGACATTATTTGGCCAGATTGTGATTGCAATCTTGATGGAAGTGGGAGGCTTAGGTTTTATGACGTTTGCAGTCATGATGTCGTTACTGATCCGGCAACGAATGCGAATGTCAACACGATTATTAACTCAAGAAGCCCTTAATCTTGACCACTTATCCCAATTGAACGTGGTTTACCTTATTATTCGGCTTTCATTACTTATCCAATTAGCGGGTGGAATATTTTTATTTTTTGACTTTTATCCGTGTTACGGACTCGGTAAGGGAATATGGTTTAGTATTTTTCATTCAATCTCAGCCTTTTGTAATGCCGGCTTTGACTTGTTTGATAATAGTATGGCAAATTATGCTAATGACCCTTATATGCTATGTGTGCTTGCTGTTTTGATTGTTGCCGGATCATTAGGATTTTTAGTATGGAAAGATATTCTCAATTATCCTAAATATCACCGGCTATCCTTGCATACGCAGTTAGCGTTACGTACTGGAGCAGTTTTATTCGTTGTTTCTGTGGTTGTTTACTTTATTACCGAGAAAAACTTAGCACAATTAAGTGATAAGTTAAGTTTTTCCAACCGTATTCTCAATACTATTTTTATGGCAATCACGCCACGAACTGCCGGTTTAATTACTTTTCCTTATACTGATTTAAGTGCTGCCGGCCTCGCGTTTACGGTTATTTTGATGTTTATCGGAGGAACGCCGGGGTCAACTGCTGGTGGGGTTAAAACCACAACAATCGGTCTATTAACGATTCAGAGTTTTGCAACTTTGCGTGGACAGCGAGACACGACATTTGCTCATCGCCGGTTTACCCAAGAAAATATTTATCGTGCTTTGACATTACTGTTTGTTGCTTTATTTATTTTGCTTGTATCAATTTTGGTGCTTGTTGAAACACAGGATTTGCCAAAACATGATTCGTTGGCGTATGTTACTTTTGAGGCAGTGGCAGCCTTTGGGACAACTGGAATATCGTTGGGAATTACAACCCACCTTAATTTATTAGGTCAATTTATTATAATGTTTTTAATGTTTGTGGGCCGGGTAGGAATTTATACTGTAATGTTCTCAATCCTAAATGCAAGTACAGCAGCGAAGAATTATCGTTATCCAGAGGAGAGTGTGTTAATTGGCTAA
- a CDS encoding class I SAM-dependent methyltransferase: protein MIVVIGIIVVIVVGIIGWLIWQRQQVWKKISTDLSIRGDVQILDMSIGNGKTFINLAKQLTAPGKIMGIVKNEKQAQQAKGLIKEEAVADRAKVELTDNTNLPFTDHQFDYVLISDLQQVKPAITQGRVLQEAIRVLAFKGTIVITATTVQRYRQLLEYYRFKDIKVKQIGGQRVMVARRN from the coding sequence TTGATAGTCGTTATTGGGATCATAGTTGTTATAGTTGTTGGAATTATTGGATGGTTGATCTGGCAAAGGCAACAGGTCTGGAAAAAGATAAGTACTGATTTATCGATACGCGGGGATGTGCAAATCCTTGATATGAGCATTGGTAATGGAAAAACGTTTATTAACCTTGCCAAGCAATTGACTGCTCCCGGCAAAATTATGGGAATAGTTAAAAATGAAAAGCAAGCACAGCAAGCGAAAGGACTGATCAAAGAAGAGGCAGTAGCTGATCGCGCGAAAGTAGAATTGACTGATAACACTAATTTGCCTTTCACTGATCATCAGTTTGACTATGTTCTGATTAGTGATTTGCAGCAGGTGAAACCGGCAATTACGCAAGGACGTGTTTTGCAAGAGGCGATAAGGGTTCTCGCTTTTAAGGGAACCATAGTGATTACTGCTACTACTGTGCAACGTTATCGTCAACTACTGGAATATTATCGTTTTAAAGACATTAAAGTTAAACAAATAGGTGGACAGCGCGTGATGGTTGCGCGACGAAACTAA
- a CDS encoding potassium channel family protein has translation MAKKESYAVIGIGQFGASICEALVQAGQEVLAIDSSEEVVNEFAGSVMRAVIADAQDEDALRDLDIGSFDHVYISIGKNVEASIMATLIAKELGAPDVICRAENVNHARVLERIGADMVVRPEHDLAKRLIFQQLNPSVVDYVTLSKEITLAEVNINNPKFFNKTLDELDFRNRYNVNVIIIVSKDDEVNQMPQANDVIQPHDKITVVGQLKDIRKLNDIVS, from the coding sequence TTGGCTAAAAAAGAAAGTTATGCTGTTATTGGAATTGGACAATTTGGGGCCTCAATATGTGAAGCTTTAGTTCAAGCAGGCCAAGAAGTATTGGCGATTGATTCTAGTGAAGAAGTGGTAAATGAATTTGCGGGGTCAGTTATGCGGGCGGTAATTGCGGATGCGCAAGATGAGGATGCTCTGCGTGACCTTGATATCGGTAGTTTTGATCATGTGTATATTTCAATCGGAAAAAATGTTGAAGCAAGTATCATGGCCACGCTAATCGCTAAAGAACTTGGGGCGCCAGATGTAATCTGTCGGGCTGAAAATGTTAATCATGCGCGCGTTTTGGAACGAATTGGTGCTGATATGGTTGTTCGTCCAGAGCATGATTTAGCTAAGCGACTTATTTTTCAACAACTAAACCCAAGCGTCGTCGATTATGTCACCTTAAGTAAGGAAATAACTTTGGCAGAAGTAAATATTAATAATCCCAAGTTCTTTAATAAGACCTTAGACGAACTGGATTTTCGTAATCGTTATAATGTCAATGTGATTATCATTGTTAGTAAAGATGATGAAGTTAATCAAATGCCGCAAGCTAATGATGTTATTCAACCGCACGATAAAATCACAGTTGTTGGGCAGTTAAAGGATATTCGGAAACTAAACGATATTGTTAGTTAA
- a CDS encoding PLP-dependent cysteine synthase family protein — protein MLVENTYDLIGHTPLMHLPMKTPNDVNIYAKLEMFNPGGSIKDRLGMALIQRGMEEGKIKDTTTIIEPTAGNTGIGVALAALKYHLPVKLVVPEKFSFEKQTLMRALGAEVINTPSEEGIKGAIAAAKELAAEIGDAYVPLQFQNPANPDVYQRTLGPEILADLANKPLAAFVAGAGSGGTFAGIQKALQDAYPELKGYIVEPAGSILNGGPAHSHRTEGIGVEFIPPFFKDLDYTGVKTISDEDAFYYVRWVAKNLGLFIGSSSGAALAASLEVAKELPHGANLVTVFPDSSERYLSEHIYEE, from the coding sequence ATGTTAGTTGAAAATACTTATGATTTGATTGGTCACACCCCCTTAATGCACTTGCCGATGAAGACTCCGAATGACGTTAATATTTATGCTAAGCTCGAAATGTTTAACCCAGGTGGCAGTATCAAGGATCGTTTGGGGATGGCGCTAATCCAGCGAGGAATGGAAGAAGGAAAAATAAAAGATACAACGACAATCATCGAGCCAACTGCCGGAAATACAGGGATTGGAGTCGCTTTAGCAGCACTAAAATACCATTTACCAGTTAAATTAGTGGTACCAGAAAAGTTTAGTTTTGAAAAGCAAACATTAATGCGTGCGTTGGGAGCCGAAGTGATTAATACTCCGAGTGAAGAAGGGATCAAAGGAGCAATTGCGGCCGCCAAAGAATTAGCTGCTGAAATCGGAGATGCTTACGTGCCTTTACAATTCCAGAATCCAGCAAATCCTGATGTTTATCAACGCACCTTGGGACCGGAAATTTTAGCTGATCTTGCTAATAAACCGCTGGCGGCCTTTGTAGCTGGTGCAGGAAGTGGTGGCACTTTTGCGGGAATTCAAAAGGCGCTCCAAGATGCTTACCCAGAATTAAAAGGCTATATTGTTGAACCAGCCGGATCGATTTTAAATGGGGGTCCAGCCCATAGTCACCGTACAGAAGGAATTGGAGTGGAGTTTATTCCACCGTTTTTCAAGGACTTAGATTATACCGGGGTAAAAACAATCAGTGATGAGGATGCATTCTATTATGTTCGCTGGGTTGCTAAAAATCTCGGCCTCTTTATTGGTAGCTCTAGTGGGGCTGCGCTCGCGGCAAGTTTAGAAGTTGCTAAAGAATTGCCACACGGGGCTAATTTAGTCACGGTATTTCCTGATTCAAGCGAGCGCTACCTTAGTGAACATATTTATGAGGAATAG
- the hemH gene encoding ferrochelatase, producing MKKNGLLLVNLGSPDTPTTPDVKRYLKEFLSDRNVIEMPPALWQPLLRGIILPTRSWRSATFYRNCWTKDGSPLIVYTERLVAKVQGLMPEWVVKMAMTYGKPKISDTITGMKKECQNITVLPLFPFFTKSTTQTVIDKVKDADPEAKIIDRFSAEEDYLDLLAKQIQTAWDRGKYDKLLISYHGIPTAMVNHGDPYRDETEAATAELIKRLDIPEKQIKMAYQSKFGPMPWLKPYLRNTLLNEAQLGHRDVLVVAPSFVADCLETLEEDQVQNYQVFRENGGNNLVMVPSLNDSPEFAQFITDLVQRKG from the coding sequence ATGAAAAAGAATGGACTACTATTAGTCAATCTCGGTTCACCCGATACGCCAACAACTCCCGACGTTAAACGTTATTTGAAAGAATTTCTCAGTGATCGGAATGTTATTGAAATGCCCCCAGCATTATGGCAGCCACTCCTTCGTGGGATTATTCTTCCAACTCGGTCATGGCGATCAGCGACTTTTTATCGTAATTGCTGGACAAAAGATGGATCCCCATTAATTGTCTACACAGAACGGTTGGTTGCTAAGGTTCAGGGATTAATGCCGGAATGGGTTGTCAAAATGGCAATGACCTATGGCAAGCCTAAAATTAGCGACACAATTACCGGAATGAAAAAGGAATGTCAAAATATTACAGTTTTGCCGCTCTTCCCTTTTTTTACTAAAAGTACAACTCAAACGGTTATTGACAAGGTAAAGGATGCTGATCCAGAAGCGAAAATAATTGATCGTTTCTCGGCCGAAGAAGATTATTTAGACTTATTGGCTAAGCAAATCCAAACGGCATGGGATAGAGGAAAATATGACAAATTACTCATTTCGTATCATGGAATTCCGACTGCCATGGTTAATCACGGTGATCCTTATCGCGATGAAACAGAAGCGGCCACCGCGGAACTAATTAAACGTCTTGACATTCCTGAAAAGCAAATTAAGATGGCTTACCAATCTAAGTTTGGCCCAATGCCATGGTTAAAACCTTACCTCCGGAACACGCTACTTAATGAGGCACAACTTGGACATCGTGATGTGTTAGTCGTCGCTCCATCATTTGTGGCGGACTGTTTAGAAACATTAGAAGAAGATCAAGTGCAAAACTATCAGGTCTTTCGTGAAAATGGCGGAAATAACCTTGTAATGGTGCCTTCACTCAATGACTCACCAGAATTTGCTCAGTTTATTACTGATCTTGTGCAACGAAAGGGATAA
- a CDS encoding alpha/beta hydrolase, which yields MEIKSVNLDQPYSSLDIYHSNTDKALPGLVILPGGSYNQIMERDSERVALTFATHAWQTFVVRYPVVEHKNYEEAKIAVHQAFEYIVNHAAELDVDADRLGIIGFSAGGQIAAAYSNEKLTHARFAALGYPVIQPLIDERMGVTTENVAKLVNPQTPPTFMWGSAKDELTPFVDHLQVYADALIKNDIPYELHEFGTGGHGIALANEYTGIVNNDRVDNHMGKWFPLFLEWLTELNLI from the coding sequence ATGGAAATTAAAAGTGTTAACTTAGATCAACCATATTCGTCTCTAGATATTTATCATAGTAATACTGATAAAGCTTTGCCCGGTCTTGTTATTTTACCAGGAGGCAGTTATAACCAGATCATGGAGCGAGATTCTGAACGGGTGGCATTAACGTTTGCAACCCATGCATGGCAAACATTTGTTGTACGATATCCGGTAGTTGAGCATAAGAATTATGAAGAAGCCAAAATAGCGGTTCACCAAGCATTTGAATATATCGTCAACCATGCAGCTGAATTAGATGTTGACGCTGATCGGTTGGGGATTATTGGCTTTTCTGCAGGAGGCCAAATTGCCGCTGCATATAGTAATGAAAAACTAACACACGCTAGATTCGCCGCATTAGGATATCCTGTTATTCAACCCTTGATTGATGAACGTATGGGGGTTACAACAGAGAATGTAGCGAAATTAGTAAATCCGCAAACACCACCAACCTTTATGTGGGGATCGGCAAAAGATGAACTGACTCCCTTTGTTGATCACCTTCAAGTATATGCAGATGCGTTAATTAAGAATGATATTCCATATGAATTACATGAGTTTGGCACTGGGGGACATGGAATCGCGTTAGCTAACGAATATACTGGTATTGTTAATAATGATCGGGTAGATAATCATATGGGAAAGTGGTTCCCGCTATTTCTTGAGTGGTTAACTGAACTGAATTTAATTTAG
- a CDS encoding oleate hydratase produces MYYSNGNYEAFARPRKPAGVDKKHAYIVGAGLAGLSAAVFLIRDAQMPGENIHIFEELPIAGGSLDGQDRPDVGFVTRGGREMENHFECMWDMYRSIPSLEIPGASYLDEYYWLDKDDPNSSNCRLTYKRGNEVPTDGKYLLGKSTKELMKLILTPEDQLGDLTIGDYFSEDFFKSNFWIYWSTMFAFEKWHSLAEMRRYAMRFIHHIDGLPDFTALKFNKYNQYESMTKPLLAYLKDHGVKFEYDTQVQNVLVDTKNGEKHAKKIILKQGGEDKAINLTDDDLVFVTNGSITESSNYGSHHQVAQPTRALGGSWKLWENLAKQSPAFGHPDVFCKNIPNRSWFISATATVKNPQIEPYIERLTKRDLHDGKVNTGGIITVTDSNWMMSWTIHRQPHFKSQKPNETIVWIYGLYSDTEGNYIKKRIVDCTGEEITKEWLYHLGVPEALIDDLAKEESVNTVPVYMPFVTSYFMPRVKGDRPDVIPEGSANLAFIGNFAESPTRDTVFTTEYSVRTAMEAVYSLLNVDRGVPEVFNSIYDIRELMRAMYYMNDKKPLEEMDLPIPKIVEKPLLKKIKKNWIGELMEEQHLL; encoded by the coding sequence ATGTACTATTCAAACGGAAATTATGAAGCATTTGCTCGTCCCCGTAAGCCGGCAGGAGTGGATAAAAAACATGCTTACATTGTTGGCGCTGGTTTAGCAGGTCTTTCTGCGGCTGTCTTCCTAATTCGTGACGCCCAAATGCCAGGCGAAAACATCCATATTTTTGAAGAGTTACCAATCGCTGGTGGTTCCTTAGATGGTCAAGATCGCCCCGATGTTGGCTTTGTCACTCGTGGTGGCCGTGAGATGGAAAACCACTTTGAATGTATGTGGGATATGTATCGTTCAATTCCATCCTTGGAAATCCCCGGTGCATCTTATCTTGATGAATATTATTGGCTAGATAAGGATGATCCAAATAGTTCAAATTGTCGCTTAACTTATAAACGGGGCAATGAGGTTCCAACTGACGGCAAATACCTTCTCGGTAAGTCAACTAAGGAATTGATGAAACTGATCCTTACACCTGAAGACCAGCTCGGCGACTTAACGATCGGTGATTACTTCTCTGAGGACTTTTTCAAGAGTAACTTCTGGATTTATTGGTCAACCATGTTTGCTTTTGAGAAGTGGCATTCGTTAGCAGAAATGCGGCGATACGCAATGCGATTTATCCACCACATTGACGGCTTGCCTGACTTTACTGCTCTTAAATTTAATAAGTACAACCAGTATGAATCAATGACTAAACCATTGCTTGCATACCTTAAAGATCATGGTGTTAAGTTTGAATACGATACCCAAGTCCAAAACGTCCTGGTTGATACCAAGAATGGTGAAAAGCACGCTAAAAAGATTATTCTTAAGCAAGGCGGCGAAGATAAAGCCATCAACTTAACTGACGATGATCTGGTATTTGTTACTAATGGTTCAATCACGGAAAGTTCAAATTATGGGAGTCATCACCAGGTAGCACAACCAACCCGAGCCCTTGGCGGCAGCTGGAAATTATGGGAAAACCTTGCTAAACAATCGCCAGCATTCGGTCACCCGGATGTCTTTTGTAAAAACATTCCTAACCGCAGTTGGTTCATTTCTGCAACTGCGACCGTTAAGAATCCACAAATTGAACCATACATTGAACGACTAACTAAGCGTGACCTTCATGATGGAAAGGTAAACACTGGTGGAATTATCACCGTCACTGATTCTAATTGGATGATGAGTTGGACCATCCACCGGCAACCTCATTTTAAGAGTCAAAAGCCAAATGAAACCATTGTGTGGATTTATGGTCTCTATTCTGATACAGAAGGTAATTACATCAAGAAACGAATTGTTGATTGTACTGGGGAAGAAATTACTAAAGAATGGCTCTACCATCTCGGTGTTCCAGAAGCTTTAATTGACGATTTAGCAAAAGAAGAGTCGGTTAATACCGTCCCTGTTTATATGCCATTCGTTACTAGCTACTTTATGCCACGGGTAAAAGGCGATCGTCCTGATGTTATTCCTGAGGGGTCCGCTAACTTAGCCTTTATTGGTAACTTTGCCGAATCGCCAACTCGGGATACCGTCTTTACAACTGAATATTCAGTCCGGACGGCAATGGAAGCTGTTTATAGCCTCCTCAACGTTGATCGCGGGGTACCAGAAGTCTTTAATTCGATCTATGATATTCGCGAATTAATGCGGGCAATGTACTATATGAACGATAAAAAGCCGCTTGAAGAAATGGACTTGCCAATTCCAAAGATTGTTGAGAAACCACTGCTCAAGAAAATCAAGAAGAATTGGATTGGCGAATTAATGGAAGAACAACATTTACTTTAA
- a CDS encoding flavodoxin family protein, translated as MMKIVVLTGSPHHPGTSEQLADAFVKGATEAGNEVYRFDAGRRTDEFSMIELEDNHPGQEVAIEPNDVITNEVMPKLLAADMVVLVSSLYYYGINAALKAVIDRFYNYNHELHGGKKAITLVSGYGQEDAFASLDLYFKQLLEYMRWDKVGEVLAADSWNNQKLAKHVEEAYQLGKRVK; from the coding sequence ATGATGAAGATTGTTGTATTAACAGGAAGTCCCCATCATCCAGGAACTTCTGAGCAATTAGCAGATGCCTTTGTTAAGGGCGCTACTGAAGCAGGAAATGAAGTTTATCGCTTTGATGCTGGACGCCGGACTGATGAATTTTCGATGATTGAATTGGAAGACAATCATCCCGGACAAGAAGTTGCGATTGAACCGAATGATGTTATTACTAATGAAGTAATGCCTAAGCTGTTAGCGGCAGACATGGTAGTCTTGGTTAGTTCGCTATATTATTATGGGATCAATGCAGCCCTAAAAGCAGTGATTGATCGTTTCTACAACTATAACCATGAACTTCATGGCGGAAAGAAAGCTATTACTTTAGTGAGTGGCTATGGTCAAGAAGATGCCTTTGCTTCACTTGACTTATATTTTAAGCAATTGCTTGAATATATGCGTTGGGATAAAGTAGGAGAAGTGCTTGCGGCTGATTCTTGGAATAATCAAAAATTGGCTAAACACGTTGAAGAAGCTTACCAGCTGGGAAAGAGAGTTAAATAG
- a CDS encoding Nramp family divalent metal transporter, whose amino-acid sequence MERKSLDEINGSVDVPNVYQSAFWQKFLAYSGPGALVAVGYMDPGNWLTSLAGGSQYRYQLLVVLFTAILIAMYMQSLAIKLGVTTRTDLAQAIARRLPTPLRIALWLFNEIAMMATDLTGVVGTAVALNMLFKLPLLIGVLLTIADVLVVLFFLHFGIRRIEFIVLTAILVVGAIFAIEVCRAHPEFSAIMDGFVPRSTIFTNHSELLISLGIVGATIMPHNIYLHSSLAQSRRYDEHDPKQVKETLRFANWDSLIHLFAAFIVNALLLILGGTLFFHAASLGSLEDVFFGLKNPQIVGSLASPLMSWLFAFALLVTGLISSITSTLAGQIVMEGFINIRLPLWKRRLLTRAVTLVPILIIGFMINFKEEQFEQLIIYAQIVLSIALPFTLYPLVALTGNKKLMGPHVNSRWQTVLGYILASLVTGLNLLVLV is encoded by the coding sequence ATGGAACGAAAAAGTTTAGACGAAATCAATGGAAGTGTTGATGTTCCAAATGTCTATCAAAGTGCATTTTGGCAGAAATTTCTCGCTTATAGTGGTCCCGGTGCTTTAGTCGCCGTTGGTTATATGGATCCAGGTAATTGGTTAACGTCGCTTGCCGGTGGGAGCCAATATCGCTATCAGCTATTAGTGGTCCTTTTTACTGCCATTTTAATCGCTATGTATATGCAATCTTTAGCAATCAAACTCGGCGTTACCACCCGAACCGACCTCGCCCAAGCAATTGCGCGGCGTTTACCTACTCCCCTGCGGATTGCCCTGTGGTTATTTAATGAAATAGCGATGATGGCAACGGACTTAACCGGAGTCGTTGGAACTGCTGTCGCCTTAAACATGTTATTCAAGCTGCCCTTACTTATCGGCGTCCTGCTAACAATTGCGGACGTGCTAGTTGTCTTATTTTTCCTTCATTTTGGGATCCGCCGAATTGAATTTATCGTTTTAACTGCTATTCTGGTTGTCGGCGCCATCTTTGCGATTGAAGTCTGTCGGGCCCACCCTGAATTTTCCGCGATCATGGACGGTTTTGTTCCTCGTTCCACAATTTTTACTAATCACAGTGAGTTGCTAATTAGTTTAGGGATTGTCGGGGCCACAATTATGCCCCATAATATTTATCTTCATTCCTCCCTGGCGCAAAGTCGACGCTACGATGAACATGATCCAAAGCAAGTCAAAGAAACGCTCCGTTTTGCTAATTGGGATTCATTAATTCACCTTTTTGCGGCTTTCATCGTCAACGCCCTTCTGCTTATCCTTGGTGGCACCCTCTTCTTTCATGCAGCAAGTCTCGGTAGTCTCGAGGATGTCTTTTTCGGACTAAAGAATCCCCAAATCGTTGGTAGCCTCGCTAGTCCATTAATGAGTTGGCTCTTTGCCTTCGCTCTACTGGTAACTGGTTTAATTTCTTCAATCACTAGTACCTTGGCCGGTCAAATTGTCATGGAAGGATTTATCAATATTCGCCTTCCACTCTGGAAAAGGCGTCTCCTTACTCGAGCTGTAACCCTTGTGCCAATCCTAATTATCGGCTTCATGATTAATTTCAAAGAAGAACAATTTGAGCAACTCATCATTTATGCGCAAATCGTCCTCAGTATCGCCTTACCATTTACCCTCTATCCCCTTGTTGCCTTGACGGGTAATAAGAAACTGATGGGACCACACGTTAATTCACGATGGCAAACGGTCCTTGGATATATTTTAGCTAGTTTGGTCACTGGGTTGAACTTGCTGGTATTGGTATAA
- a CDS encoding ATP-binding cassette domain-containing protein: MEPITINNLTFAYPGQEPLFNHCDLNISSDWKLGLLGRNGRGKTTLLKILQKQLSFQGSIQTNLKFNYYPLVIREPNDYTLNVLMRSGYQGEQWQIERELNLMATPTELLWQPFSSLSGGEQTHVMLATLFAQDGYFPLLDEPTNHLDQDGRKQIAQYLKAKKTASLSLAMTEIFSIKSLTIH; the protein is encoded by the coding sequence ATGGAACCAATCACGATAAATAATTTAACTTTTGCTTATCCGGGACAAGAACCGCTTTTTAATCATTGTGATCTTAATATTAGCAGCGATTGGAAACTTGGTCTTCTTGGACGAAACGGTCGGGGCAAAACCACACTACTCAAAATCTTGCAAAAGCAACTTTCCTTTCAAGGAAGTATTCAAACCAATCTTAAGTTTAACTATTATCCATTAGTAATTCGTGAACCGAATGATTACACATTGAATGTCCTTATGAGAAGTGGCTATCAAGGTGAGCAATGGCAAATCGAACGAGAATTAAATTTGATGGCAACTCCCACAGAATTACTATGGCAACCTTTCAGTAGTCTTAGTGGTGGCGAACAAACACATGTGATGCTAGCAACCCTTTTTGCCCAGGATGGATATTTCCCCCTGCTTGACGAACCGACTAATCACCTTGATCAGGATGGTCGAAAACAAATTGCTCAATATCTAAAAGCGAAAAAAACGGCTTCATTATCACTAGCCATGACCGAGATTTTCTCGATAAAGTCATTGACCATTCATTAG
- a CDS encoding ATP-binding cassette domain-containing protein yields the protein MIEQHQLVLTRGNYSDYFVHKEQRDSTAIKKNENLLKDIRHLKQTRQAKSQWAQQAENEKKNNSHADKGFIGAKAAKMMKKATIMKGRLDTAIEERKGLLKEIENVVPLTINVLPTNHQLLLSINDLTLSYPTKQPCSNITTTIEKNDQVLLCGNNGTGKSSIINAIIGTFSGKQSGEILFSSALKISTVRQDYSDNHGSLRSFVSSSKINYDQFLNLLRKLGMERATFNVPIEEMSMGQQKKVELARSLAEPAHLYLWDEPLNYLDTYNQQQLIQLIQEKRSPMLIVEHDQNFIKQIATKKIEI from the coding sequence GTGATTGAACAACACCAGCTTGTTTTAACCCGTGGTAATTACAGTGATTATTTCGTTCATAAGGAGCAACGAGATTCTACGGCCATCAAGAAAAACGAAAATTTATTAAAAGATATTCGTCATTTAAAGCAAACACGTCAGGCAAAATCTCAATGGGCTCAACAAGCAGAAAATGAAAAGAAGAATAATTCGCATGCGGATAAAGGCTTTATTGGTGCCAAAGCTGCAAAAATGATGAAAAAAGCAACCATAATGAAAGGACGCTTAGACACCGCAATCGAGGAACGAAAAGGACTTTTAAAAGAGATTGAAAACGTTGTTCCGCTAACAATTAATGTCCTCCCCACTAATCATCAACTATTGTTAAGCATTAATGATCTAACGTTATCGTATCCAACTAAACAACCCTGTTCTAATATCACTACAACCATTGAAAAAAATGACCAGGTCCTGCTCTGTGGGAATAATGGTACTGGAAAATCTAGTATTATTAATGCAATCATCGGGACATTCAGTGGTAAACAAAGCGGAGAGATACTTTTTAGCAGTGCCCTTAAAATCAGCACAGTGCGTCAAGATTATTCTGATAATCATGGAAGTTTACGTAGTTTTGTATCTTCTTCTAAAATTAACTACGATCAATTTCTTAACCTTCTTCGTAAATTAGGAATGGAACGTGCTACTTTTAATGTTCCGATTGAAGAAATGAGTATGGGACAACAAAAGAAGGTTGAACTAGCACGGTCATTAGCTGAACCCGCTCACCTTTATTTATGGGATGAACCGCTAAACTATCTTGATACCTATAATCAGCAACAACTAATTCAGTTAATTCAAGAAAAGCGATCACCAATGCTAATTGTTGAACATGATCAAAATTTCATTAAGCAAATTGCTACAAAGAAAATTGAAATTTAA